A genomic window from Sporosarcina sp. Marseille-Q4063 includes:
- the galE gene encoding UDP-glucose 4-epimerase GalE, with translation MSVLVLGGAGYIGSHAVYQLIDQKLDVIIIDNLQTGNRKAIHPDATFYEGDIRNIEFMRDVFEKESIDAVVHFAANSLVGESMEKPLEYFDNNVYGTQVLLQVMNEFSVKKIVFSSTAATYGEPDTIPITEEVRTNPTNAYGETKLAMEKMMKWCDQAYGIQYVSLRYFNVAGARESGEIGEDHRPETHLVPIILEVALGKRSHITVFGEDYDTPDGTCIRDYVHVEDLINAHLLALNYLNKGGKSDIFNLGSNQGFSVKEMIDAARKVTGKEIPEKSGERRAGDPSTLVASSEKASTILGWKPTRTSIENIIEDAWNWHVANPNGFEKDVK, from the coding sequence ATGAGTGTATTAGTTTTAGGCGGGGCCGGATATATCGGTTCTCATGCCGTTTACCAACTCATCGACCAAAAATTAGACGTCATTATTATCGATAACCTTCAAACCGGTAATCGAAAAGCAATTCATCCTGACGCAACATTTTACGAAGGTGATATTCGCAACATCGAATTTATGCGGGATGTCTTTGAAAAGGAATCGATTGACGCCGTCGTTCATTTTGCTGCAAATTCACTTGTCGGCGAATCAATGGAAAAACCGCTCGAATACTTCGATAACAACGTTTACGGAACACAGGTTTTATTACAAGTAATGAATGAATTCAGCGTTAAGAAAATCGTCTTTTCGTCAACAGCCGCAACTTACGGCGAACCAGACACGATACCAATTACTGAAGAAGTCAGAACGAACCCAACGAATGCGTATGGGGAAACGAAATTAGCGATGGAGAAAATGATGAAATGGTGCGACCAAGCATACGGAATTCAATATGTTTCCTTACGTTATTTCAACGTTGCAGGGGCTCGGGAATCTGGTGAAATCGGTGAAGATCATCGTCCGGAAACGCACTTAGTGCCTATCATATTAGAAGTTGCACTCGGCAAACGTTCTCATATTACTGTTTTCGGTGAGGATTACGACACGCCTGATGGTACTTGCATTCGTGACTATGTCCACGTCGAAGACCTTATCAATGCGCATCTTTTAGCGCTAAACTATTTAAACAAAGGCGGGAAAAGTGATATTTTCAATCTTGGAAGCAATCAGGGATTCTCTGTGAAAGAAATGATTGATGCCGCACGTAAAGTGACTGGAAAAGAGATACCTGAAAAGTCAGGAGAGCGCCGCGCGGGAGATCCGAGCACGCTAGTCGCGAGTTCGGAAAAAGCTTCAACCATACTAGGCTGGAAACCGACTCGGACTTCTATCGAAAATATTATCGAAGATGCTTGGAACTGGCATGTTGCCAACCCAAACGGCTTTGAAAAGGATGTGAAGTAA
- a CDS encoding galactokinase: MKNPDLLHEFQTIFDNTNTPRIFFAPGRINLIGEHTDYNGGHVFPASISFGTYALAQTRDDQKLRFYSLNFPDSGIIECDLNNLDYDDAHNWANFPKGMIKFIRESGFEITRGMDILFYGNIPNGAGLSSSASIEMVTGVVLEGLFDLVIDRIKMIQIGQKVENDYIGVNSGIMDQFAVGKGKSDHAILLNSQTLDYQYAPIKLDNHVIIIINTNKQRTLAGSKYNERRTQCEQALADLQTELSIHSFGDLTNEEFEQHKHLINNEVNQKRAKHAVYENQRTIEAAKKLELGDLDAFGELMNESHKSLQVDYEVTGLELDTIVSAAWEQPGVIGARMTGAGFGGCAIAIVEKDQIDNFKNNLDNIYTTKIGYPPSFYVATIGDGAKEITEECAK; this comes from the coding sequence TTGAAAAATCCCGACTTGCTTCATGAGTTTCAAACGATATTCGATAATACGAATACACCACGTATATTTTTTGCACCTGGGCGGATAAACCTGATTGGTGAACATACGGATTATAACGGAGGGCACGTCTTCCCTGCTTCCATATCATTCGGCACCTATGCACTCGCGCAAACTCGTGATGACCAAAAACTGCGGTTTTATTCATTAAACTTCCCAGACTCCGGGATCATTGAATGTGATTTAAATAACCTGGATTATGATGACGCACATAATTGGGCGAACTTCCCTAAAGGGATGATTAAATTTATCCGAGAAAGCGGCTTCGAAATAACTAGGGGAATGGATATCTTATTTTACGGAAACATCCCGAACGGTGCCGGACTCTCCTCTTCTGCTTCAATTGAAATGGTTACTGGTGTTGTACTTGAAGGGTTATTCGACTTGGTAATCGACCGCATCAAGATGATTCAAATCGGTCAAAAAGTTGAAAACGATTATATCGGTGTCAATAGCGGGATTATGGATCAATTCGCCGTTGGAAAAGGCAAAAGTGATCATGCCATTCTATTAAACAGCCAAACGCTCGACTATCAATACGCGCCGATAAAACTCGATAACCATGTGATTATCATTATTAACACCAATAAACAACGGACACTAGCGGGCTCTAAATACAATGAACGCCGTACTCAATGCGAGCAAGCGTTAGCGGATTTGCAAACAGAACTTTCCATTCACAGTTTTGGCGATCTGACTAATGAAGAATTTGAACAGCACAAACACTTGATTAACAATGAAGTCAACCAAAAACGTGCAAAACATGCAGTGTATGAAAACCAACGAACGATTGAAGCCGCTAAAAAACTTGAACTTGGTGATCTTGATGCTTTTGGCGAATTAATGAATGAATCGCATAAATCGCTTCAAGTCGACTATGAAGTTACCGGACTTGAACTAGATACCATTGTAAGTGCAGCATGGGAGCAACCGGGGGTTATCGGTGCACGCATGACCGGCGCAGGATTTGGCGGTTGTGCCATCGCAATCGTCGAAAAAGATCAAATCGATAATTTTAAAAACAATCTAGACAATATCTACACTACTAAAATAGGTTACCCGCCATCTTTCTACGTAGCAACAATTGGTGACGGGGCAAAAGAAATTACAGAGGAGTGTGCGAAATGA
- a CDS encoding DMT family transporter translates to MKKYLTKKWSVVTIAIFCSILWGSAFPVLKVSYEELQMVPEDTIAKVVFAGMRFLLAGLILLVGVFFINRKALYVSRKQIPILIVFGMTQTALQYFFFYNGLAKTTGMKGAILASSGTFFTVMLAHYFYVNDRMNWQKTIGLIAGFAGIVVANWGSGFQLSFQITGEGYMILAALTGAVGTIMAKEMAVGIHPFALTGWQLTIGSVLMLVIGLPQLQENAMTFTPLGWGLFIYSALLSAAAFALWYSILKYNKAGEISIYKFATPVSGAILSALFIPGENLTLLIIGALVLVAVGFIAINYKPKRAADN, encoded by the coding sequence ATGAAGAAGTATTTAACGAAAAAGTGGTCTGTTGTTACGATTGCCATTTTTTGTTCGATTTTATGGGGGAGCGCGTTCCCTGTTTTAAAGGTTAGTTACGAAGAATTGCAAATGGTTCCCGAAGATACGATTGCCAAAGTCGTGTTTGCGGGTATGCGATTTTTATTGGCAGGGTTGATATTGTTAGTAGGCGTATTTTTTATTAACCGAAAAGCATTGTATGTGTCACGAAAACAAATTCCAATATTGATTGTCTTCGGAATGACGCAAACCGCTTTGCAATATTTCTTCTTTTATAATGGCCTTGCTAAAACGACAGGAATGAAAGGCGCGATTCTTGCATCAAGCGGTACATTTTTCACGGTCATGTTGGCGCATTACTTCTATGTCAATGATCGGATGAATTGGCAAAAGACAATTGGTTTAATCGCTGGTTTTGCAGGCATCGTCGTTGCCAATTGGGGCTCAGGGTTTCAACTAAGTTTTCAAATAACGGGTGAGGGTTATATGATATTGGCTGCCTTAACCGGAGCCGTCGGGACGATTATGGCGAAGGAGATGGCGGTGGGCATCCATCCTTTTGCTTTGACAGGTTGGCAATTAACGATTGGATCCGTGCTCATGCTAGTCATTGGATTACCTCAACTACAGGAAAATGCAATGACGTTTACGCCATTGGGCTGGGGATTGTTCATCTATTCCGCACTTCTATCAGCGGCCGCATTCGCATTGTGGTATTCCATTTTAAAGTATAACAAAGCCGGAGAAATCAGCATTTATAAATTCGCAACACCTGTTTCTGGGGCTATTTTGTCAGCGCTATTTATTCCAGGAGAGAATTTAACGTTACTAATCATCGGGGCGTTAGTCCTTGTCGCTGTTGGATTTATTGCGATTAATTATAAACCTAAGCGGGCTGCTGATAATTAA
- the uxaC gene encoding glucuronate isomerase — MKTFITDDFLLYNETAKELFHGTAKDLPIIDYHNHLNQHEILADKNFTNLSEIWLGGDHYKWRAMRANGVDESFITGNKSDYEKFLEWSKTVPKTFGNPLYHWTHLELKHYFGIDELLNEKTAPAIWEEANKKLATKEMSIRSLLKKDKVEFLGTTDDPTDDLASHKALHDEGFEIRVSPSFRPDKGLNLEREEFFGWLEKLGQVTNTSIETYDQLLDALASRVDYFDEHGCRASDHGIDVMFFEEATKEEAAAVFQKRLNGEALSAKEIEQYKTFTLVTLGELYAEKGWAMQLHLSALRNNNTRMFNILGPDTGFDSIGDVLIANKVSNFLDALEGKDKLPKTILYSLNANDNNVLASMAGNYQSSEIAGKVQFGTAWWFNDTIDGMEEQMKTLANIGLISNFVGMLTDSRSFLSFPRHEYFRRILCNLLGTWVEEHKVPKDMALLEQYVTDICYENSKRYFGL, encoded by the coding sequence ATGAAAACTTTTATCACAGATGATTTTCTGTTGTACAATGAAACAGCAAAAGAGTTATTTCATGGTACTGCAAAAGATTTACCAATTATCGATTATCACAACCACTTAAATCAACATGAAATCTTGGCGGATAAAAACTTCACGAATTTATCCGAAATCTGGTTGGGCGGGGACCACTATAAGTGGAGAGCGATGCGTGCAAATGGTGTCGATGAGTCCTTCATAACAGGCAATAAAAGCGATTATGAAAAGTTCTTAGAATGGTCGAAAACAGTTCCGAAAACATTCGGTAATCCATTGTATCACTGGACGCATTTAGAACTTAAACATTATTTTGGTATCGATGAGCTTCTCAATGAAAAGACGGCACCTGCAATTTGGGAAGAAGCGAATAAAAAATTGGCGACAAAAGAGATGTCCATCAGATCATTGCTGAAAAAAGATAAAGTAGAATTTTTAGGAACGACGGATGATCCGACAGATGATTTGGCGAGCCATAAAGCGCTTCATGATGAAGGCTTTGAAATTAGAGTATCGCCTTCATTCCGACCGGATAAAGGACTTAATCTTGAGCGTGAAGAATTTTTTGGCTGGCTCGAGAAACTTGGTCAAGTCACGAATACTTCGATTGAAACGTATGACCAATTATTGGATGCGTTAGCAAGTCGCGTTGATTATTTCGATGAACATGGATGCCGTGCTTCTGACCACGGAATTGACGTGATGTTTTTTGAAGAAGCGACGAAAGAAGAAGCTGCAGCTGTTTTCCAAAAGCGTTTAAATGGTGAAGCTTTGAGTGCGAAAGAAATTGAACAGTATAAAACGTTTACTTTGGTGACATTGGGCGAATTGTATGCCGAAAAAGGTTGGGCAATGCAACTTCATTTAAGTGCGCTTAGAAATAACAACACGAGAATGTTCAATATACTAGGACCGGATACTGGATTTGATTCGATCGGTGATGTCTTAATTGCCAATAAAGTGTCGAACTTCTTGGATGCGCTCGAAGGTAAAGATAAGTTGCCGAAAACAATTCTTTATAGCTTAAATGCGAATGATAATAATGTGCTTGCGTCAATGGCTGGAAATTATCAAAGTTCTGAAATTGCTGGAAAAGTACAATTCGGTACAGCTTGGTGGTTTAATGATACAATTGACGGTATGGAAGAACAGATGAAAACCTTAGCGAATATCGGTTTGATTAGTAATTTTGTCGGTATGTTAACTGACTCAAGAAGTTTCCTTTCATTCCCGAGACATGAATATTTCAGAAGAATTCTTTGTAATTTACTCGGCACATGGGTTGAAGAACATAAAGTACCGAAAGATATGGCACTCCTTGAGCAGTATGTAACGGATATTTGTTACGAAAATTCAAAGCGTTATTTCGGATTATAA
- the gndA gene encoding NADP-dependent phosphogluconate dehydrogenase — protein sequence MSKQQIGVIGLAVMGKNLALNIESRGYSVSVFNRTTSRTEEFLENEAKGKNFFGATTIEEFVNSLEVPRKIMLMVQSGKPTDATIASLQPFLEKGDVLIDGGNTLYEDTIRRNKELEKTGIHFIGTGVSGGEEGALTGPSIMPGGQREAYDLVEPIFDAIAARVDGESCSSYIGPDGAGHYVKMVHNGIEYGDMQLIGEAYFILKHVLGMEAQDLHETFTEWNKGELDSYLIEITAEIFTKIDEETDQPLIDVILDKAGQKGTGMWTSKNALDLGVPLPVITEAVFARCISSMKDERVKASKVLKAPEAIDFTGDKEELVEAVRKALYMSKICSYAQGFAQMRAQSEESDWNLNYGDIAMIWRGGCIIRAQFLQNIKDAYDRNPELDNLLLDDYFNNIVGEYQSALREVVSVAVKHGIPVPAFASAISYYDSYRSENLSANLIQAQRDYFGAHTYERKDKEGSFHTNWF from the coding sequence ATGTCTAAACAACAAATTGGCGTTATCGGTTTAGCGGTAATGGGAAAAAACTTAGCTCTTAATATTGAAAGCAGAGGATATTCCGTTTCTGTATTTAACCGTACAACGTCTAGAACTGAAGAATTTCTAGAAAATGAAGCAAAAGGCAAAAACTTTTTTGGTGCGACAACGATAGAAGAGTTTGTAAACTCTCTAGAAGTTCCGCGTAAAATCATGCTGATGGTTCAATCCGGAAAGCCGACAGATGCGACGATTGCATCTTTGCAACCATTCCTTGAAAAAGGCGATGTTCTAATCGACGGCGGAAACACTTTATACGAAGATACGATTCGCCGCAATAAAGAGTTAGAAAAAACGGGTATTCACTTCATCGGCACGGGCGTTTCTGGTGGAGAAGAAGGCGCGCTTACAGGCCCTTCAATCATGCCAGGTGGTCAAAGAGAAGCTTATGATCTCGTTGAACCGATTTTCGATGCGATTGCAGCGAGAGTCGACGGAGAATCATGCAGTTCTTATATCGGACCGGACGGCGCGGGCCATTACGTGAAAATGGTGCATAACGGAATCGAGTACGGCGATATGCAATTGATCGGCGAAGCTTATTTCATCTTGAAGCATGTTCTTGGCATGGAGGCACAGGATTTGCATGAAACATTCACAGAGTGGAATAAAGGCGAATTAGATAGCTACCTTATCGAAATTACAGCTGAGATTTTCACGAAAATCGATGAAGAAACAGATCAGCCATTAATCGATGTTATTTTAGATAAAGCAGGCCAAAAAGGAACAGGTATGTGGACAAGCAAAAACGCATTGGATTTAGGCGTTCCGCTACCAGTTATTACAGAAGCCGTATTCGCACGTTGCATTTCATCCATGAAAGACGAGCGCGTGAAAGCGAGCAAAGTACTCAAAGCGCCTGAAGCAATCGACTTTACTGGCGATAAAGAAGAACTTGTAGAAGCAGTACGAAAAGCTTTATATATGAGTAAAATTTGTTCATATGCACAAGGTTTTGCACAAATGCGTGCACAATCGGAAGAAAGCGATTGGAATCTTAACTACGGCGATATCGCGATGATTTGGCGCGGCGGCTGTATTATCCGTGCACAATTCTTACAAAATATTAAAGATGCATACGATCGTAATCCAGAATTGGATAACTTATTATTGGATGATTACTTCAATAATATTGTTGGCGAATACCAGTCAGCTTTACGTGAAGTCGTATCGGTTGCAGTGAAACACGGTATTCCGGTTCCTGCATTTGCAAGCGCGATTTCATACTATGACAGCTACCGTTCAGAAAACTTGTCTGCGAACTTAATCCAGGCACAACGTGATTATTTCGGTGCGCATACGTATGAGCGTAAAGACAAAGAAGGTTCATTCCACACAAACTGGTTCTAA
- a CDS encoding ROK family protein, with product MITGDGAYIKKINRSIILSKIIEHKMISRAELSKITGLNKATISVQVADLLNEELINETKLEHNVVGRRPIMLSINKNVGYVLGIDLDYKHIQYTVADLSGKPVHYDSVEFETDNYEEIVRLLIKQIKIYKSKYSKSKYGLVSVMIGVHGTVNKDESIFFIPTYQWQDKSLKEDLMKELDLDITIQNNANLSAYAERVYKHHDSNNLLCIMLSSGIGVGIMIDGKLHKGYHGYAGEMGHMIIAQDGEICRCGNRGCWEQYSSETSLLARLSKQLDVTKLTYEDIQNLIAENDPTTIALIEQFIVDLSTGLNNIINMYNPETLVLTSEILKMYPDSIEKIKSNLKSTVSKYGSLEISDLGNKSCSIGACALAIQRFLEVPELLLTLDE from the coding sequence ATGATTACTGGCGATGGCGCTTATATCAAAAAAATAAATCGAAGCATCATTTTAAGTAAAATCATTGAACATAAAATGATATCTAGAGCGGAACTATCTAAAATTACCGGGTTAAATAAAGCAACGATTTCCGTTCAAGTTGCCGATTTATTAAACGAAGAGTTAATCAATGAAACAAAGCTTGAACATAATGTCGTGGGCAGAAGGCCGATTATGCTTTCCATTAACAAAAACGTTGGTTATGTACTAGGAATCGATCTCGATTATAAACATATCCAATATACAGTCGCTGATTTAAGCGGCAAGCCGGTTCACTACGATTCCGTGGAATTTGAAACCGATAATTATGAAGAAATTGTCCGTTTACTCATTAAACAGATTAAAATTTATAAAAGCAAGTATTCAAAAAGTAAATACGGATTGGTCAGCGTCATGATTGGCGTTCATGGAACTGTAAATAAAGACGAAAGCATATTTTTCATCCCTACATATCAATGGCAAGATAAATCATTGAAAGAAGACTTGATGAAAGAACTGGATTTAGATATCACCATTCAAAACAACGCTAACTTGTCCGCTTACGCTGAACGTGTTTATAAGCATCATGATAGCAATAACTTGCTTTGCATCATGCTTTCATCAGGTATTGGCGTCGGCATCATGATTGACGGCAAGCTTCACAAAGGATACCACGGTTATGCCGGTGAAATGGGCCATATGATTATAGCTCAAGACGGAGAAATTTGTCGCTGTGGCAACCGCGGTTGCTGGGAACAATATTCATCCGAGACAAGTCTGCTTGCCCGACTTTCTAAGCAACTTGATGTAACAAAACTGACGTATGAGGACATTCAGAATTTAATCGCTGAGAATGATCCAACGACGATAGCGTTGATAGAACAATTTATCGTAGACCTGTCTACTGGTCTTAATAATATTATTAATATGTATAACCCGGAGACGCTGGTTTTAACGAGTGAAATCTTGAAAATGTACCCCGATTCCATCGAAAAAATTAAAAGCAATTTAAAATCGACAGTGAGCAAGTACGGAAGTCTTGAAATTTCAGACCTTGGCAATAAATCTTGTTCAATCGGTGCCTGTGCATTAGCGATACAACGTTTTCTAGAAGTTCCGGAACTTCTTTTAACACTAGATGAATAA
- the larC gene encoding nickel pincer cofactor biosynthesis protein LarC produces the protein MNILYFDCFSGISGDMVIGALIDAGGDSTHLVNELKKLTMEDEYELTFTKVVKNGITSTKFDVLLTNKEHSHEHEHNHDHEHHHGHSHRSYKHIVEIIKTAGFSERVEEMSLAIFKKIGIAEGKIHGVDLDDVHFHEVGAVDSIIDIIGAVILLDQLEIDKIQSSPIPVGSGKIHIDHGIYPVPAPATLEILRGIPIAASDVKGELATPTGAAIVAVLSEAFGTLPSMKVKSIGYGAGTKTFPTHPNVLRVIIGN, from the coding sequence ATGAATATTTTATATTTCGATTGTTTTTCAGGAATTAGCGGAGACATGGTTATCGGTGCTTTAATCGATGCCGGTGGAGATTCGACTCATTTGGTTAATGAACTTAAAAAGCTTACGATGGAAGACGAGTATGAATTGACGTTCACGAAAGTCGTGAAAAATGGCATTACGAGTACGAAGTTCGATGTTTTATTGACGAATAAAGAGCATAGCCATGAGCACGAGCATAATCATGATCACGAACATCATCACGGTCATAGCCATCGATCTTACAAACATATTGTTGAGATTATTAAAACGGCTGGTTTTTCTGAACGGGTTGAAGAAATGTCATTGGCTATTTTCAAAAAGATCGGGATTGCAGAAGGTAAGATTCACGGTGTGGACCTTGACGATGTTCACTTCCATGAAGTAGGCGCTGTCGACTCAATAATCGATATTATCGGTGCGGTGATATTACTTGATCAGTTGGAAATTGATAAGATTCAATCATCACCAATTCCTGTTGGTTCGGGGAAGATTCATATTGATCACGGAATCTATCCGGTACCCGCGCCTGCAACTTTGGAAATCCTTCGCGGTATACCAATTGCTGCGAGCGATGTGAAAGGGGAACTTGCAACACCTACAGGGGCAGCAATTGTAGCTGTTCTTTCAGAAGCTTTTGGAACGTTGCCGTCGATGAAAGTGAAGTCGATCGGGTATGGTGCCGGAACGAAGACATTCCCGACGCATCCAAACGTATTAAGAGTTATTATCGGTAATTAA
- a CDS encoding carbohydrate ABC transporter permease, producing MSSKQLSGDVKVKRKFKIDNWIPYLFILPSFLIIATFLFYPIGTVFYYAFQHYDISAPFYNKFAGFDNFINIFTADKLFFPSLWTSLKWVVSQVGLQLVFGLLFAVMLNQTFRLRGFVRAIAFIPWAISGVLASVMWSLMYNEHMGVFNDILMKLGIISEPQAFLASTSSAFIAVIIAELWRGIPFFAITLLASLQSIPEELYEASDIDGASKWESFVHITLPHLKNTIVLTTLLRTVWEFNNVDLIFNLTGGGPANSTTTLTMYIANLAVNGSDFGYGSALTVISFILLFVFAMVYLKITGYEREDE from the coding sequence ATGAGCTCAAAACAGCTTAGTGGTGATGTGAAAGTGAAGCGCAAGTTTAAAATAGATAATTGGATTCCATATTTGTTTATCTTGCCGTCATTTCTAATTATCGCTACTTTTCTATTTTACCCGATTGGAACCGTTTTCTATTACGCTTTCCAACACTATGACATTTCAGCACCTTTCTATAATAAGTTTGCTGGCTTTGATAACTTCATTAATATCTTTACAGCTGATAAACTCTTTTTCCCGAGTTTATGGACAAGTTTAAAATGGGTTGTGTCTCAAGTTGGTCTTCAGTTAGTATTCGGATTGCTATTTGCCGTAATGCTTAACCAAACATTTAGACTTAGAGGCTTCGTTCGTGCCATTGCCTTCATTCCGTGGGCAATCTCAGGCGTACTCGCTTCTGTAATGTGGTCGTTGATGTATAACGAACATATGGGTGTTTTCAACGACATCCTGATGAAACTTGGAATCATCAGCGAACCGCAAGCATTCCTTGCAAGTACATCCAGTGCTTTCATCGCGGTCATCATCGCTGAATTATGGAGAGGGATTCCGTTTTTCGCAATTACGTTGTTGGCGTCGCTTCAAAGTATTCCGGAAGAATTGTATGAAGCATCGGATATTGACGGCGCAAGTAAATGGGAATCATTTGTTCACATTACGTTGCCGCATTTGAAAAACACGATCGTGTTAACGACATTACTCAGAACGGTTTGGGAATTTAACAACGTCGATTTGATTTTCAACTTGACGGGTGGAGGTCCTGCGAATTCCACGACGACACTGACGATGTATATAGCTAACCTGGCTGTAAACGGAAGTGACTTCGGATATGGATCCGCATTAACAGTAATTTCGTTTATTCTACTATTTGTCTTTGCCATGGTTTACTTGAAGATTACTGGATATGAAAGGGAGGACGAATAA
- a CDS encoding carbohydrate ABC transporter permease, producing the protein MVNSRSRTNKILFFYLPLTLMFTWTIFPIYWTINTAFKHEGDIVKRPLEYFPTAPTVENFVVAWNNVGFATFFKNSLIVGISTVLVVIVLSTLSGYALSRYKFKGKRSFLLMLLATQFIPRAMLIIPLFIIFKSMGLISNPLSLIITYTAVEIPFTTILMSGFIGNIPRDLEEAASVDGASKLQSLRLVMLPLLLPGIVATAVFTFIYTWNEFLLALMLTNQQSKFTLPVGLSFMMGEFNVNYGALAAGSVIALVPAVILFAYAQKHLVNGMGGAVKG; encoded by the coding sequence ATGGTCAACTCTAGAAGTCGCACAAACAAAATTTTATTTTTTTACCTCCCTTTAACATTAATGTTTACGTGGACAATTTTTCCGATTTATTGGACGATAAACACAGCATTCAAGCATGAAGGCGATATTGTAAAACGTCCGTTAGAATATTTTCCGACCGCACCAACTGTTGAAAACTTTGTGGTCGCTTGGAATAACGTCGGATTCGCGACATTCTTTAAAAACAGTTTGATCGTCGGTATTTCGACAGTGCTTGTTGTTATCGTTTTATCGACATTGTCGGGGTATGCATTAAGCCGTTACAAGTTTAAAGGAAAACGTTCATTTTTGTTAATGTTGCTCGCCACGCAGTTTATTCCAAGAGCGATGTTAATCATCCCGTTGTTCATTATTTTCAAGAGCATGGGGTTAATCAGTAATCCGTTGTCGCTGATTATTACGTACACCGCCGTGGAGATACCGTTTACGACCATCTTGATGAGCGGATTTATCGGGAATATTCCAAGGGATTTGGAAGAAGCGGCCTCGGTTGATGGAGCAAGTAAATTGCAATCATTGCGTTTGGTCATGCTGCCATTACTTCTTCCAGGAATTGTTGCAACAGCGGTGTTCACATTCATCTATACTTGGAATGAGTTCTTACTGGCACTCATGCTGACAAATCAACAAAGCAAGTTCACATTGCCAGTCGGTTTAAGCTTTATGATGGGTGAATTCAACGTCAACTACGGTGCGTTGGCCGCGGGAAGTGTAATCGCATTAGTACCAGCAGTTATATTATTCGCTTATGCACAAAAGCACCTTGTTAACGGTATGGGCGGGGCAGTTAAAGGTTAA